A genomic window from Salvia hispanica cultivar TCC Black 2014 chromosome 5, UniMelb_Shisp_WGS_1.0, whole genome shotgun sequence includes:
- the LOC125190716 gene encoding protein RADIALIS-like 5 yields the protein MASSSLSSHRSGTWTQQENKLFEKALARFDTETPDRWQNVARAVGGGKSAEEVKRHYEILIEDLCRIESGFVPIPKYKKSSN from the coding sequence atggCGTCGAGTTCACTAAGCTCACACCGGTCCGGTACATGGACCCAACAAGAGAACAAGCTATTTGAGAAGGCATTGGCCCGGTTCGACACTGAAACTCCTGACCGGTGGCAAAACGTGGCCCGGGCCGTTGGAGGCGGGAAATCGGCTGAGGAGGTGAAGCGCCACTACGAGATTCTGATAGAGGATCTCTGCCGCATCGAATCCGGCTTTGTTCCCATTCCCAAGTATAAGAAATCCTCCAATTGA
- the LOC125190523 gene encoding protein RADIALIS-like 3: MASGSLSAHRSSSWTQQENKLFEKALARFDTETPDRWQNVARAVGGGKSAEEVKRHYEILIEDLCRIDSGYVPIPKYKKNSN, from the coding sequence ATGGCATCCGGTTCACTAAGCGCTCACCGGTCCAGTTCATGGACGCAACAAGAGAACAAGCTTTTCGAGAAGGCGTTGGCCCGGTTCGACACTGAAACTCCGGACCGGTGGCAGAACGTGGCCCGGGCCGTGGGTGGTGGGAAATCGGCGGAGGAGGTGAAGCGCCACTACGAGATTCTCATAGAGGATCTTTGCCGCATCGATTCCGGCTACGTTCCCATTCCCAAGTATAAGAAAAACTCCAATTGA
- the LOC125187057 gene encoding protein RADIALIS-like 3 produces the protein MASGSLSAHRSSSWTQQENKLFEKALARFDTETPDRWQNVARAVGGGKSAEEVKRHYEILIEDLCRIDSGYVPIPNYKKTSNSKGF, from the coding sequence ATGGCATCCGGCTCATTAAGCGCACATCGGTCCAGTTCATGGACGCAACAAGAGAACAAGCTTTTTGAGAAGGCGTTAGCCCGGTTCGACACCGAAACTCCGGACCGGTGGCAAAACGTGGCCCGGGCCGTCGGAGGCGGGAAATCGGCAGAGGAGGTGAAGCGCCACTATGAGATTCTCATAGAAGATCTCTGCCGCATCGATTCCGGCTACGTTCCCATTCCCAACTATAAGAAAACCTCCAATTCAAAAg